Below is a window of Verrucomicrobiota bacterium DNA.
GTTCACAAACGCACGGAGGCTTCGGTCAAAGACGATTCAGGCATGACCTTCCGCGTTACCAAAGGCGCGCCACAAGTGATTCTCGAACTCTCGCAAAACAACTCCGAAGTGGCTGAAGTAGTGGAACAGACCGTCAACGATTTTGCCTCCAAGGGCTATCGGTCTCTAGGAGTCGCACGGGCCGACGGGGATGGGGACTGGAGGTTCCTCGGCGTCCTTCCACTCTTTGACCCTCCTCGCGAAGATGCCAAGGCGACGATAGAAACCGCCGGAAAAATGGGAGTTGGCGTTCGGATGGTAACCGGCGATGCCATTGCTATCGCAACCGAAACCGCCAAAAAGCTCGGCCTCGGGTCGAATATCCTAGACGCTTCCCGTCTCGGCAAAGCGGATGCAGCAGGCAATCCAGAAACTTCCGAAGCCATCGACAAAGCCGATGGCTTTGCTCAGGTCTTCCCCGAGCACAAGTTCAGGATCATCGAATCCCTGCAGCGCCAAGGCCATATCGTCGGAATGACGGGAGATGGCGTTAACGATGCGCCCGCACTGAAGAAGGCAGACTGTGGCATTGCCGTCTCCGGTGCCACCGATGCAGCCCGAGCCGCAGCTGCAATCGTGCTAACCACTCCCGGTCTCTCGGTGATTGTCGACGCAATCAAAGAAAGCCGCCGAATCTTCCAAAGAATGAACAGCTACGCGATCTACCGAATCGCGGAAACCCTCTGCGTCCTAATCTTCATGACGCTAGCGATCCTCGTCTTTGGATTCTACCCACTTACCGCCGTGATGATTGTCATGCTGGCTCTGTTGAACGATGGCGCCATCCTCTCCATTGCCTACGACAAAGTCCACTTCAAGGAAAAGCCCGAAGCGTGGAACATGCGGGTCGTGATGGGAATTTCCACCGTCCTCGGACTCGTCGGAGTCGTTTCCACTTTCGGGCTCTTTTTTCTTGGTGAACGTGTCTTCAAACTCGATCACGCCCACCTGCAGACCTTCATGTACCTTATGCTTTCAGTGTCGGGTCACCTCACTATCTTTCTGACTCGCACACGCGGGCCTTTCTGGTCGATCCTTCCGGCCAACATCCTGTGGGTGGCTGTCTTTGGTACCCAACTTGTCGCTACCCTCATTGCCGTGTACGGCCTGTTCATGACACCAATCGGCTGGAGTTGGGCACTTCTGGTGTGGGGGTACGCACTTGTCTGGTTTTTGCTCAGCGACGGCCTAAAATTAATCGCTTACCGCTTTCTCGATCCCGTCCGGTAGATCTGTGGATTCATGAAGACCTTCAGAAGAGTTCTTCTCTGGATACTCCTCTTGTTGGTCTCGCCATTGTTTATCCTTTGGATCGTCGTCGCTCAGCCCACTTGGGCAGCGAACGAACCGAGCAACCAAAAGGTATCTCCCGAAGCTCTCGAGAAACATGTCCGTATGTTATCCGAGGACTGCTTTCCGCGGAATTACCAGAATCTCGACAAGCTAAACCAAGCCGCGGATTACATCGCGGATCAGTTTGGGAGAGCCGGAGCTTCCGTTTCGTTTCAAGAGTATTCAGTCAACGGCAAAGTCTACCGCAATGTCATCGGTAGTTTCGGAACGGATACAGACAACCTGTTCGTCGTTGGCGCACACTATGATTCGCATCATCTCACACCAGGGGCCGACGACAATGCGAGCGGAGTTGCTGGGTTGATCGAGCTGCCACACTTAATCAGTCAATCCAATCTCCGGGATGAAAACATCCAACTCGTCGCTTACACCCTCGAGGAGCCTCCCTTCTTCGATACGGACTACATGGGAAGTTACCAACACGCCCAGTCACTGTTTGACGCAGGCGTCGATCTTACAGGAATGATTGCTTTGGAGATGATCGGATACTTTTCCGACGAACCGGGGTCTCAATCCTACCCAGCCTCCTTCTTGCGAACCATGTATCCGAACAAAGGTGATTTCATCGGTGTCATTGGAACCCTCTCCCATCGGGAGTTTACCGAGCAGATTAAGATCGGTATGAAAGGCGCGACCGACCTACCCGTCTATTCCCTGAACGCTCCCAAGGCCCTTTCCGGAGTCGATTACTCGGACCACCGTAGCTACTGGGCCTTCGACTACGATGCTGTGATGATTACTGACACCGCCTTCTATCGTAACCCCAATTACCATGAAAAGACCGATACCGCGGACACCCTCGACTATGATCGGATGGCCAAAGTCGTTGTGAGTGTCTTTGCGAGCCTCAATCGATTCCTTGCAGAAGAGAAGTAGAGTACTTTGCGATTAGTTTGAACCTTCAGGTGGGATTTAAAATGAGAGCAACGCAATGCGGCTTGGTGTGTAGCGGGCTGAAGCCCGTGAACACCAAGCTAACGCAGCAAACTCTCAGTTTAACCCCATCCAGAGGACTGGCTGATGGTTCAAACTAATCGCAAAGTGCTCTAGAGGGCTCATATCCAAGGCTCCGCATAAAATCACCGATTCTTCCCTCGACTAATTCCAGATTTTCGACCGAAAGTTCCGTTCGCCAGTCATCAACCCTCCCAGAGCGCAAGAACCTTGCCTCTTCAGGACCTCTCTCTGCTTGGAGAATCTTCTTCTTTTCCGCAAAACTTTGTTTTTCCACCGCTCTTTTTAGTGCTGCATCAGTGCGTTCGACCGACAAGAAATCTGCCATTTTTCGAGTGACCGTTAAAGGATCAGTCAAAAGAGTCTCGTACTGCACGACCAGGATATCGTCTTTCTTTTGATACCCAAGAACGTGGTCCTGCCACGGCGTTTTCAACCAACCCCTGTTAGGTATTCCTTCGATGAGACCTCGAGTCATGAAATCGAGTTTAAACTTCCTCGGGTAAAGCCATTTCCTGCTCAGGTGATCTCCGCCTGGGAATCTGACGAGCAGATTGTGAAGGCGCTGGTGCTTCGGTCCAAAGTCAAAGTAATAAGATGCGGAAACAATTACCGAACGGGGATCCCGCAGAATGTAGATCAGCTTTTCGGAACCATTCCCGTAAATGCCCAACGTGTGAGCCATCTGCTCAAAGGTATGGTGCGCCTTAAAGCACTCAAAATCTGATTCCCGATCAAGACCCTCAACCACTCCATCCTTGTTGAGTGGTTGGCACCAAAAACCTCGGGCCGGGCATCCAACAATTTCGGCCGTGAGCTGGGTTAACCAGGTGTTTCCGCTCTTTGGATAGCCGCAGACGATGATTCTATTCTTCATTATTTTGAAATGAACCCCGCGCAAGTCAGTGCAATTGACCGTATCAAGTGCCCTCTTCCCTAGATCTTGCGATGCGGTTGATCTAATCCAACGATCGTCAATTAGCTTTGCAGCTTGATTGAGCAACTTGTGTTGCTCCTACAAATCGTCTGTCTGGACCATTCACTGACCAAACAGGATCTCCCTGCAACAATCACTCCAAGGCCGGAGACTAAATCTGCCATCGGGATAGAATCGGTTCCTCGATATCCTCCCGGTTTTCAACAATTGCGCGCAGTGCGATCTCGACGCCACGAGCAGAGGTCTCCACCGACATACTCGGGAGTCCGAGGTTTTCTGGCAATGCGGCGACCTCCGGGAGAGGAGGAAGGTGAATCCATCCCGCACGGATGGGCAGTTGATTCACTTGGATGTAATGGAGAATACCATACATCAAGTGATTACAGCACAATGTGCCCGCAGCATCGGATATGTCAGCAGGAATGCCCCCCTCTCGCATCGCCTTAACCATGGCCCGAATCGGCAAGGTTGAGTAATAACCAACCGGTCCGTCCGGAACGGTCATTTCATCCTGCGGCGCGCAACCCTGATTGTCTTCAAGCCCGTATCGAGTTGCGTCATTCAAATTTTGAGCGAGTCGCTCCACCGTAATCATAGAGCGACCCCCATACTCACCGAGCATGACGACGACCGCAGGATTGATTTCGGAAATCTGATCCTGAACGAATCGAATACAATCGAAAAAACTACTCGGAGCGATTCGGGAAACAATCTCGAAATCCCGACCAGTTTTCCCGTCAAGCGCTCTCGCAACTGACTCCGCCGGGTTATGAGGTGTATGCCCGTAAGGCTCGAATCCTGTTAATAAAATTTTTTCCACTTTTGAATCCAAAACTGTATCATTTCAGGAGTGATTGGCCAGTCGACACTCCCACCTTTTTCGAGTGAACCACTAGGTTTACGTCAATTCCCATTCGCAAGAAGGTCGCTGGTCACAACAGCCACAACCTCATCGTCGATCACAATCGGAATGCTGTAGGTATACATCGGGTATTTTTCGTAAACCTCGTATTCGCTCCACATTGCTTGGCGCGAGCGAAGCGGGGCGTAGAACCATTCCTGACTTGGAACGTCGTATTCGGGAGTATTCAGGTCCACCCATTTGAGCTTTCCCTCTTCGCGATCCACATACGGACAACTCGAAACGGAACCCCCGCTAGAATCAGGCTCTACGAATGCAATCGCCGCCCCGAAAATGACCGGATGTTCCGCCACGTGCTGAGTGAGAAGGGCGTCAAATTCTTCGGCAGTGAAACCTGCGGCAAAAGCCTCCTGAAAACTCTCGGCCAAGGCCTCGGTAGCCACAATCGATTCCGCTCGATCCTTCTCCGAAGAGTAGTCACCAAGGCCGTTATTCCCGCAGCCTAGGACAAACGCAAAGAACGGCAGTAGGGTAAAATGAAAAAGGAGAAGACTGGTCTTCTCTGTAGAAAAATCTCTTTTAATCTTCATAAAAATCTAGCTTAAGCTCCCTTATCCTTCAGGAATGGCTCTATCTGATTATCCAAGAGCACTTGTAGCGCGGAAATCAGTTCCTGATCGGACGCAATGGATGGAAGGGGCTTTTGCTTTCCCTCCGATACGTAAACTCCCGAGGCGTTTTCGCGGACGGCGACATCCACTGCAGAAATCAACTTCTTCGCCTGGCCTTCGGGAGATTTGAACAATATCGGCTGCAGAAGACGGATAAACCAGGGCATTCCGTCACCCCCTCCCGTCATAGGTGTCTTTGTCGGACCCGGATCCGCTGAGAGAATCCATGTCCCTTCTTCAGCCAATTCTTCAGAGAGCATTTCGGCTACCATGCTGACAGCCAATTTTGATTTTGCATAGGCTCCCATCAGCCCGCCGATTTTTTCCGGATTCACGAGTTCCGAAACTTCCAACCTTTTTACGGACTTAATGGCTGATGAAGAAAAGTTCACCACCACGGATTTTTGATCGCTACTCGAAGATCCGGAACTCAACTGCCTGCGAAGCAACTGGGTAATTAGGTAAGGAGCGACAGTATTGACGGCAAAGTGCCCTTCGATGCCCTGAGCGCTGGTCAAGCGTTGGTCGGTCAATATCCCGGCGACATGGTAGAGCGCCGATAGCTCAGGGTGATTGGCAGCGATTCCTTCAACCACTTTCCCGACCTCGGAAAGATCCATCATATTGGCGATGTAGGAATGAAACTTCTGAGTTGGATAGTCTTTCTTGAGGCTATTCAGCTGTTTTTCAGCCTTCTCAGGAGACCGGTTTAGCAGGACAAGGTCCCACCCGTTTGCGGCGAGAATTTCGGAAACCTCCGCTCCGATACCCCCTGTTGATCCAGTGACGACTGCAACCTTTCCAGTGTTCATGTGACGTCTTCTTTGATTTGAAGAATCCTAACCCTTAATTTTAGAAACTAAAGCGTTATCGTTGTACATAACACCATTCGGGTCGGCCGGAGGCCAGATTCTTTTGGGGAGATGCATATTGGATAAGCCAACCGAAAAGTGCTCTAGGTATTTTCTTCCCCCAAAAAGTTACAACTCACTATATCCATCACCGTCGGCTTGATGGCCGACAGGTACTCCTCATCGGAAGTTCCGCCTTGAGGCGGCAGGTGGACGAACCCAGATATAGGCGTGTGGATCCTGTTTAGATGAAACAGCTCATAGTTACACAAGAAATCTCCTGCATTGCCGCTCTCGATGATATTTCTATTCGCTGGAATTCTGATTCGGGATGGATTTGTGGACGGTTCCCGATCGTTGATTCTCTGATTACGTCTTTTCACTCCGAATTCATCCACTCCGGAGCAAATATTCCTCCCAACTAGTTCAACCACGATGGATTCCCTCTCACCTTCGCCGAAACCAATGATACCGGAGACCGTGGTTTCGCACAACTGCTGATAGAAATCATCGAAGGCTTCCCACGAGACTTCCAATGTATTGAAATGCACATAATCCAACGAACTTTCCTGAGACAGTGAATCCATCAGCGTTTCTGATCCGTTCTTCTCTCGGCCTTGGAACGGCTTGAATCCAGTTAGGTAAAACATTGGAAAGAACTCTCTACTGTAGGAGAAAAAAGAACCACAAGAAATAGCATGAAAGGAACAGATTTTCGTTTGACTATCTTTATCCCAGAGGGGTCCAGCAAGTTATCCGCGTCTTTTCCTCCTCCTACTCTATCTGGAAAGGCAACGGCATCCCTGATGTTTTGGAGAGTTCATTGAGGAAGTTTGTGAGCTTTGGATGATTTCCTGAGAATTCAAGAGTGGTCACTGAATCGGTGACTCTCTCGAACGCGTAAGAAAAATCGTCATTCGAATTTTCGAATTCCACGCTCTCAAGATATTCAAACAGATTCTCAAACCTATCCTTCAAAGAAGAGAACTGAGCCGCTGAAATCTCTATTCTGTTCTCCTTCATCTCATCTCCGTCACTCCACGTATCAAAGGCTAGCCAGCCTTCCTTCATCAATGAGAAGCTGAAGTTCTCTGGCCCTCGCTGAACCGCGAGTGTGTAGAACCATGAAAGCTCCTCGGCCGGCAAGGGTTCGGGAGTTTCTCCTGCAAGGTTAGAGTTCAACAGGATTAGGGTAAGTGGGAGAATTGAGGAGATGTGTTTCATGGGTTTTTCTCGCTTGTAGGCACTTTGGAGTTGGTTGGAAATATTATAAAAAGCTACTCAGAGTTATCGTCCCCAGATAGATAAGCATCGATCTGTTCTCTCGCCCCAGGATTATCTGTTATTATCCCATCTACACCGAGTCCCAAGTAGTGCCGTATTCGTTTCGGTTCGTTGATGGTCCAGACGTAGAATCTAAAACCTGCAGTTTGAATGGATGATACAAAGCTCTCGTCGATGAACCTTCTCCCTTTCGCACTCACGCCTGAGATACCGGATGAAGAGAGGCTCTCGATAATCTCATTTACAGACGGCTCTCTCTGAACAATCCCCTCCCGTTCTAGTTTTGTAAGAAATTGATATTCGGCGCTATCCGACAATTTATTCTCGATTTCCTTGAGAACAGGCAGGTCGGAACTTTGGACGATCAAGTCGAAATCTCTTTCCTTTCTACCGAGAGTGGAGCTGAGGATCGAAGCAAATTTCAAGGTGTTGGATTTTAGGTCCAGTATTATCGATTTTTCAGGAACAACTTCGAGCAAAGCCTCATCTAGTGTCGGGACGTGATAGGACGGTGAGAGAGCTTGAAGCTGCCTGTAGGTCAAGGTCGCAAGTTTCTGTCCTTTTAGCTCGAGATCGTGAAACAAAACGATCGTTTCATCATTCAACATCTGGATGTCTACTTCGACTGCGTCGGCGCCGTAGATCCAAGCTTCGCGAATCGACCCGAGAGTGTTCTCTTTCGATTCCGTAGTAAATCCCCGATGCGCGATGACGTCTATTGAATAGGTTTCAGATGTCAAAACAGCTATGATAAGGAGATGGACGATGCGAACCATGGTCTTTTGGAGAATGTAGGAATTTTTGAAGACCCACAGCCTACCCGCCGGCAATCGGAAAACTAATCCATTTCATACGAATGATCGCTTTTGCAGACATCACTTCCAGTCTCTACCCCTAGAAGGAGCTCTACCGACCCCGGAAAACTCCCATCTGATAGCCCACCAGCCTCCCGGAGCTTTCGTCTAGCTAACTTGACCCAAATGAGCCTCTGACAGATCTACCGTGACCATCGGTTCTAACATATGAAATGGAGAGTGCCTCAAGACCCACAGCAGAGCCCGCGAAATCGAGCCCACCTTCTTGTTCTCAAGGCTTCTTTTCTAGCTGGCTGTGGATGTCCCGAAGTCTGTCAATTTGTTCATCCATACTCAGTCCGTGGTAGGGATTTTTTTGCTTCATTTCCTCCTCCTGCAGTCTTCTTTCCTTTTCTTTCTCTCTTACTCTTTTCGCTCCAATTTCAAGCCATACCCACAAGGGGAGGAGGATAGGCCATATTGCTACCATGGCGATTGCTAAGAAAACAATGCCTTCAGGATCTGCCGGAACATTAACTGAAGGTCCGCCCGGACCTTTGACCCCATTCTTCTTCGCTACTCGATAACTCCAAACACAAACGAGTAGTCCGAGCGCGAAATAAGCGATTAACCATTCCATCTTTCCAGAACCTAAAGACCAGACACCCGCCTACAAGGCTCAGGCATCCGTTTCGTTATTCAATTTTCCGAAGGTTTCTCTGGGTTGTCTAGGTCGTATTGGTGTGCTCACGGGATGACGATTTCAGTGAGAGAATGGGTCTTCCCGTCGGGGTCCTCGAACTCAATCCGGTAGTTTCCTTCGTCAGGTTGATCCAAAAACATCATCGGCTTCACGTTATTACCCGTACAGGCAGAAGTAAATACTCGGAGGGTGATGATTCCATCATCTATCTCTGTCTCGCTCCGTTTAAAACAAATTCCCGAATTCCGACTCCAACCGCCCCCTGAAAAACGCAGTGGGATAGTAATCCCCTTTCCGGTATTCCTCGGTTGGCCGAACACAATCGTTCCTGCGTAATCCCGATCAATCTGCTCTTCAGTCAGAATTCCGATCGTTGCAGAACATCCGCATAGAACCAGACAGAACGGGAGGAGTAGAAATTTCATTTCTTGCGCAGAATCCGGCTCTGAGGGAAATTGGGATAGAGCCGCGTCGAACTTGTTCGTAGTAGCGGGAATCTAAAAGTCGGCAATCGTGCTCCCGATTGCAGCTCGCGAAGCTAGCCGGACGCATCAGGTAGACCAGTGCGGAAAGCTGCCCATTACGTCGCGCTTACGTCTGAACCTCTGGAATCAACTGCTTACGAACCTCCTGTTCTGAATCCGATCGGGGTAAGTTGTTCTTCGCCGACACATCGTGGGTGCATACAGCTTTTCCACGAATAGCCAAAACGTGTATCGCATAAAATGAAACGAGATTGTAGGCTAATAGAACAATCGGAGCGCTCACAAAATGCAGGACGTTACGCTTCAAACTCACGCCTCTATCGGGGGGTGAGAAATGACGCATGAGGATCCAGTCGATCACAAAACACCAGATGAGAAAGACCCAGGGAACAAATGCGACTAC
It encodes the following:
- a CDS encoding plasma-membrane proton-efflux P-type ATPase, producing MKNKPDAGTATGEEDLKDLPIEEVQNKLSCGTDGLTEEEAKARLNQYGANRLEEGHTNPLLKFLGYFWGPIPWMIEIAVILSAVVGHWPDFFIILILLLANGLIAFWEEREAGNAIAALKAKLAVKARAKRNGEWSSVDADQLVPGDLIRLRLGDIVPADARLLEENDVEADQSALTGESLPANLRSGDPVFSGSIIRQGETTALVYATGANTYFGKTAKLVGEAHTVSHFQKAILKIGNYLIVLAVLLVALIIGVAILRGDPILTTLQFALVLTVAAIPVAMPTVLSVTMASGARQLARKKAIVSKLVAVEELAGVDVLCSDKTGTLTQNKLTLGDPFSINSDDEDALILAAALASRSENNDTIDLAVLGAVPDPERLKAFQVTEFKPFDPVHKRTEASVKDDSGMTFRVTKGAPQVILELSQNNSEVAEVVEQTVNDFASKGYRSLGVARADGDGDWRFLGVLPLFDPPREDAKATIETAGKMGVGVRMVTGDAIAIATETAKKLGLGSNILDASRLGKADAAGNPETSEAIDKADGFAQVFPEHKFRIIESLQRQGHIVGMTGDGVNDAPALKKADCGIAVSGATDAARAAAAIVLTTPGLSVIVDAIKESRRIFQRMNSYAIYRIAETLCVLIFMTLAILVFGFYPLTAVMIVMLALLNDGAILSIAYDKVHFKEKPEAWNMRVVMGISTVLGLVGVVSTFGLFFLGERVFKLDHAHLQTFMYLMLSVSGHLTIFLTRTRGPFWSILPANILWVAVFGTQLVATLIAVYGLFMTPIGWSWALLVWGYALVWFLLSDGLKLIAYRFLDPVR
- a CDS encoding M28 family peptidase; this translates as MKTFRRVLLWILLLLVSPLFILWIVVAQPTWAANEPSNQKVSPEALEKHVRMLSEDCFPRNYQNLDKLNQAADYIADQFGRAGASVSFQEYSVNGKVYRNVIGSFGTDTDNLFVVGAHYDSHHLTPGADDNASGVAGLIELPHLISQSNLRDENIQLVAYTLEEPPFFDTDYMGSYQHAQSLFDAGVDLTGMIALEMIGYFSDEPGSQSYPASFLRTMYPNKGDFIGVIGTLSHREFTEQIKIGMKGATDLPVYSLNAPKALSGVDYSDHRSYWAFDYDAVMITDTAFYRNPNYHEKTDTADTLDYDRMAKVVVSVFASLNRFLAEEK
- a CDS encoding sulfotransferase domain-containing protein, with translation MKNRIIVCGYPKSGNTWLTQLTAEIVGCPARGFWCQPLNKDGVVEGLDRESDFECFKAHHTFEQMAHTLGIYGNGSEKLIYILRDPRSVIVSASYYFDFGPKHQRLHNLLVRFPGGDHLSRKWLYPRKFKLDFMTRGLIEGIPNRGWLKTPWQDHVLGYQKKDDILVVQYETLLTDPLTVTRKMADFLSVERTDAALKRAVEKQSFAEKKKILQAERGPEEARFLRSGRVDDWRTELSVENLELVEGRIGDFMRSLGYEPSRALCD
- the pcp gene encoding pyroglutamyl-peptidase I, which encodes MEKILLTGFEPYGHTPHNPAESVARALDGKTGRDFEIVSRIAPSSFFDCIRFVQDQISEINPAVVVMLGEYGGRSMITVERLAQNLNDATRYGLEDNQGCAPQDEMTVPDGPVGYYSTLPIRAMVKAMREGGIPADISDAAGTLCCNHLMYGILHYIQVNQLPIRAGWIHLPPLPEVAALPENLGLPSMSVETSARGVEIALRAIVENREDIEEPILSRWQI
- a CDS encoding cache domain-containing protein, with the protein product MKIKRDFSTEKTSLLLFHFTLLPFFAFVLGCGNNGLGDYSSEKDRAESIVATEALAESFQEAFAAGFTAEEFDALLTQHVAEHPVIFGAAIAFVEPDSSGGSVSSCPYVDREEGKLKWVDLNTPEYDVPSQEWFYAPLRSRQAMWSEYEVYEKYPMYTYSIPIVIDDEVVAVVTSDLLANGN
- a CDS encoding SDR family NAD(P)-dependent oxidoreductase, producing the protein MNTGKVAVVTGSTGGIGAEVSEILAANGWDLVLLNRSPEKAEKQLNSLKKDYPTQKFHSYIANMMDLSEVGKVVEGIAANHPELSALYHVAGILTDQRLTSAQGIEGHFAVNTVAPYLITQLLRRQLSSGSSSSDQKSVVVNFSSSAIKSVKRLEVSELVNPEKIGGLMGAYAKSKLAVSMVAEMLSEELAEEGTWILSADPGPTKTPMTGGGDGMPWFIRLLQPILFKSPEGQAKKLISAVDVAVRENASGVYVSEGKQKPLPSIASDQELISALQVLLDNQIEPFLKDKGA
- a CDS encoding glycerophosphodiester phosphodiesterase, with amino-acid sequence MVRIVHLLIIAVLTSETYSIDVIAHRGFTTESKENTLGSIREAWIYGADAVEVDIQMLNDETIVLFHDLELKGQKLATLTYRQLQALSPSYHVPTLDEALLEVVPEKSIILDLKSNTLKFASILSSTLGRKERDFDLIVQSSDLPVLKEIENKLSDSAEYQFLTKLEREGIVQREPSVNEIIESLSSSGISGVSAKGRRFIDESFVSSIQTAGFRFYVWTINEPKRIRHYLGLGVDGIITDNPGAREQIDAYLSGDDNSE